The proteins below are encoded in one region of Methylobacillus flagellatus KT:
- the pbpG gene encoding D-alanyl-D-alanine endopeptidase yields MKRIITLWLTMLALCMPPVLACAAEKKPQKSAASKTKASNKTVANKKAAVAKKNEASGRIISTIRSNSAVATASPSVFKDEDAGLKLASSKAMIVNQESGEVLFAKGTDIAAPIASLTKLMTAMVVLDAQQDMNEKLRITREDIDTLKGTGSRMPIGATLTRAEMLQLALMASENRAASALGRHYPGGLNAFVAAMNAKALQLGMLHSRFADPTGLNSANVSTAEDLVKMVRAAYQYPEIRHVSTTTAYAVPVNGARAPLHYVNSNVLVRNSDWVIGLSKTGYINEAGRCLVMQAEVGGQPLIIVLLDSFSKNARVGDAQKIRKWIESSNNHRDAS; encoded by the coding sequence ATGAAGCGTATCATCACATTATGGCTGACCATGCTGGCATTGTGTATGCCGCCGGTCTTGGCCTGTGCAGCGGAGAAAAAGCCGCAGAAATCTGCAGCCAGCAAAACCAAGGCGAGTAACAAAACCGTTGCCAATAAGAAAGCGGCGGTAGCAAAGAAAAATGAAGCCAGCGGCAGGATCATCAGTACCATACGTTCCAACAGTGCTGTTGCCACAGCCAGCCCTAGCGTGTTCAAGGATGAGGATGCGGGCTTAAAGCTGGCTTCCAGCAAGGCCATGATCGTGAATCAGGAGTCCGGCGAGGTTTTGTTTGCCAAGGGAACAGATATCGCTGCGCCGATTGCTTCTCTGACCAAGCTGATGACGGCAATGGTGGTGCTGGATGCCCAGCAGGATATGAATGAAAAGCTGAGAATCACGCGGGAAGACATTGACACCCTCAAGGGAACCGGCTCGCGGATGCCGATCGGGGCGACCCTGACAAGGGCAGAAATGCTGCAGCTTGCCTTGATGGCCTCAGAAAACCGAGCAGCTTCAGCGCTGGGCCGTCATTATCCGGGGGGGCTCAATGCATTTGTCGCTGCGATGAATGCCAAGGCCCTGCAATTGGGCATGCTGCATTCGCGTTTTGCCGACCCGACCGGGTTGAATAGCGCAAATGTTTCCACTGCTGAGGATCTGGTCAAGATGGTGCGCGCTGCATACCAATATCCCGAGATCCGCCATGTATCGACCACTACCGCCTATGCCGTGCCAGTCAATGGCGCGCGCGCGCCATTGCATTATGTGAATAGCAATGTACTGGTACGCAACAGCGACTGGGTGATCGGCTTGTCCAAGACCGGCTACATCAATGAGGCTGGCCGCTGTCTGGTGATGCAGGCGGAGGTTGGTGGCCAGCCCCTGATCATTGTGCTGCTGGATTCATTCAGCAAGAATGCCCGGGTAGGCGACGCACAGAAAATCCGCAAGTGGATAGAAAGTAGCAATAACCATCGCGATGCAAGCTGA
- the gcvH gene encoding glycine cleavage system protein GcvH → MNIPENLQYTAEHLWVRPDENGHWLAGITDHAQDLLGDIVYVEAPKPGTRLSAGQPCGLVESVKTGSDLHAPLDGTVTAINEALQITPEEINDRPYDAWIFSFEPEHAPTGLLSAAEYRALLG, encoded by the coding sequence ATGAATATTCCTGAAAACCTGCAATACACTGCCGAACATCTGTGGGTACGTCCAGACGAGAACGGCCATTGGCTCGCCGGCATTACCGACCATGCCCAGGATTTGCTGGGCGATATCGTATATGTCGAGGCCCCTAAGCCGGGAACCCGCCTATCCGCAGGCCAGCCTTGCGGACTGGTAGAATCTGTCAAGACCGGTTCCGACCTGCATGCCCCTCTCGATGGTACCGTAACCGCCATCAATGAAGCCCTGCAAATTACACCGGAAGAGATCAACGACAGGCCTTACGATGCCTGGATTTTTTCCTTCGAGCCTGAGCATGCACCTACGGGACTGCTAAGTGCAGCTGAATACAGAGCACTGCTGGGCTAA
- a CDS encoding DNA polymerase III subunit chi, whose protein sequence is MTRVDFFFNVPNKAAHVASLSSRAVQRGRRLMVLASTQQAAEQLGSFLWSSPPTGFLPHCHATHPRAAETPVIIDWRHEPLPHDDILINLDSQYPPFFSRFRRLIEIVGLEEEDRAAARERYRFYRDRGYELRTFDASGAALMKGGSDERSTSR, encoded by the coding sequence ATGACCCGGGTTGATTTCTTTTTCAATGTGCCCAACAAGGCCGCCCATGTCGCCAGTCTCAGCAGCCGTGCCGTGCAACGGGGGCGCAGGCTGATGGTGCTGGCCTCTACCCAGCAGGCTGCAGAGCAGCTGGGCTCATTTCTATGGAGCAGTCCGCCGACCGGCTTCCTGCCGCACTGTCATGCCACGCATCCCCGTGCGGCAGAAACGCCCGTTATTATAGATTGGCGTCATGAACCGTTGCCTCATGACGATATCCTGATCAATCTTGATAGCCAATATCCACCATTCTTCAGCCGGTTCAGGCGACTGATCGAGATTGTCGGGTTGGAGGAAGAGGATCGTGCGGCGGCGCGTGAGCGGTATCGGTTCTATCGTGACCGCGGCTATGAGCTCAGGACATTCGATGCGAGTGGCGCTGCCTTGATGAAAGGAGGGTCCGATGAGCGATCAACCTCAAGATGA